From one Gadus morhua chromosome 8, gadMor3.0, whole genome shotgun sequence genomic stretch:
- the LOC115548531 gene encoding solute carrier family 22 member 13-like isoform X2, with protein sequence MYAPVDWTLDSIRRYGLNHTTACRDGWVYDQTLYQATIVTDFDLVCDQANQEKIAQTVLMSGYLLGSLLFGYFAESIGRKRAIQIPTVLLMIFIVAAGFCPNYYLYIVTQFMSGVGMGGYRVNSIVLVTEWMGTAKRSLGLCVCQIFNSLGSMSLAGIMYLIRDWRQAQLAIATPMALAVIYIWFIPESAQWLLKQGKTEEVKKLILKAAAINKQTVPESLLDKISEKTIEEKGVMDLLIQSCILKYFVIITFIWFSINLAYLCVVFNISNLGLNIFLTQFMFGLSEMPAHILCIWLLEIRGRKVSLMATALLGGFFSFLVVMVPRDQALLVGVLVITGQFFLIWGMSICHIYIQELFPTSIRHTATGLSTLVVRLAGLLSPLLNLLAVYHWTIPIIVFSTLALGGGALTFMLPETRVVDPPDPLDQMEAMDQEGKQKSDDGSGEKTKT encoded by the exons ATGTACGCTCCGGTGGACTGGACACTGGACTCCATCCGCCGATACGGCCTCAACCACACCACTGCCTGCCGGGACGGATGGGTGTACGATCAGACCCTGTACCAGGCCACCATAGTCACTGAT TTTGATCTTGTTTGTGACCAAGCTAACCAGGAGAAGATCGCACAGACAGTATTAATGTCTGGATATCTTCTTGGCTCCCTCTTATTTGGATACTTTGCCGAGTC AATTGGCCGGAAGCGTGCAATACAAATACCAACAGTGCTTTTGATGATCTTCATTGTGGCAGCTGGATTCTGTCCAAACTACTACCTTTACATCGTCACCCAGTTCATGTCTGGGGTCGGGATGGGAGGCTACCGAGTCAACAGCATTGTGCTTG TGACCGAATGGATGGGCACTGCCAAGCGGTCTCTtggcttgtgtgtttgtcaaaTATTTAATTCTCTTGGAAGCATGTCCCTGGCGGGCATCATGTACCTGATCCGGGACTGGAGGCAGGCGCAGCTGGCCATCGCCACCCCCATGGCCCTGGCGGTCATCTACATATG GTTTATTCCCGAATCAGCACAATGGTTGTTGAAGCAGGGGAAGACAGAGGAAGTGAAAAAGCTGATTCTTAAAGCGGCAGccatcaacaaacaaacagttcCAGAATCTCTCCTGGATAAG ATTTCTGAGAAAACGATTGAGGAGAAAGGCGTGATGGACCTTTTAATCCAATCCTGTATACTAAAGTATTTCGTTATCATAACCTTTATATG GTTCTCCATTAACCTCGCCTACCTGTGTGTTGTCTTCAACATCTCCAACCTGGGACTGAACATCTTCCTCACCCAGTTCATGTTCGGCCTCAGCGAGATGCCGGCCCACATCCTTTGTATCTGGCTGCTGGAGATACGGGGCAGGAAGGTCTCCCTCATGGCCACGGCTCTCCTCGGGGGATTCTTCAGCTTCTTAGTCGTCATGGTTCCCAGAG ACCAAGCCCTCCTTGTTGGCGTCTTGGTCATCACAGGGCAGTTTTTCTTGATCTGGGGGATGTCCATATGTCATATTTACATCCAGGAGCTGTTTCCCACATCCATAAG ACACACGGCCACGGGACTCTCCACCTTGGTGGTGAGGCTGGCGGGGCTGCTGTCCCCGCTGCTCAACCTGCTTGCGGTGTACCACTGGACCATACCCATCATAGTGTTCAGCAccctggccctgggggggggggccctcacctTCATGCTCCCAGAGACCCGGGTCGTGGACCCTCCGGACCCCCTCGACCAGATGGAGGCCATGGACCAAGAGGGCAAGCAGAAGTCGGACGACGGCTCGGGTGAAAAGACCAAGACGTAG
- the LOC115548531 gene encoding solute carrier family 22 member 13-like isoform X1, translated as MIDFGEILRHVGELGLFQKLLLLALSFPNMILSLNYGSLLFVESDPERHCNTDWILGAGPNLTEEEQLHLTVPREPDGSFSRCLMYAPVDWTLDSIRRYGLNHTTACRDGWVYDQTLYQATIVTDFDLVCDQANQEKIAQTVLMSGYLLGSLLFGYFAESIGRKRAIQIPTVLLMIFIVAAGFCPNYYLYIVTQFMSGVGMGGYRVNSIVLVTEWMGTAKRSLGLCVCQIFNSLGSMSLAGIMYLIRDWRQAQLAIATPMALAVIYIWFIPESAQWLLKQGKTEEVKKLILKAAAINKQTVPESLLDKISEKTIEEKGVMDLLIQSCILKYFVIITFIWFSINLAYLCVVFNISNLGLNIFLTQFMFGLSEMPAHILCIWLLEIRGRKVSLMATALLGGFFSFLVVMVPRDQALLVGVLVITGQFFLIWGMSICHIYIQELFPTSIRHTATGLSTLVVRLAGLLSPLLNLLAVYHWTIPIIVFSTLALGGGALTFMLPETRVVDPPDPLDQMEAMDQEGKQKSDDGSGEKTKT; from the exons GGAGAGATCCTCAGACATGTCGGAGAATTGGGATTATTTCAGAAGCTGCTTCTACTCGCCCTTTCGTTCCCGAATATGATCCTGTCTTTAAACTACGGGAGTTTGCTCTTTGTGGAATCAGACCCGGAGCGCCACTGTAACACAGACTGGATCCTGGGTGCCGGTCCCAACCTGACAGAAGAGGAGCAGCTACACCTTACCGTTCCCCGCGAGCCGGATGGCTCCTTCAGCCGCTGTCTGATGTACGCTCCGGTGGACTGGACACTGGACTCCATCCGCCGATACGGCCTCAACCACACCACTGCCTGCCGGGACGGATGGGTGTACGATCAGACCCTGTACCAGGCCACCATAGTCACTGAT TTTGATCTTGTTTGTGACCAAGCTAACCAGGAGAAGATCGCACAGACAGTATTAATGTCTGGATATCTTCTTGGCTCCCTCTTATTTGGATACTTTGCCGAGTC AATTGGCCGGAAGCGTGCAATACAAATACCAACAGTGCTTTTGATGATCTTCATTGTGGCAGCTGGATTCTGTCCAAACTACTACCTTTACATCGTCACCCAGTTCATGTCTGGGGTCGGGATGGGAGGCTACCGAGTCAACAGCATTGTGCTTG TGACCGAATGGATGGGCACTGCCAAGCGGTCTCTtggcttgtgtgtttgtcaaaTATTTAATTCTCTTGGAAGCATGTCCCTGGCGGGCATCATGTACCTGATCCGGGACTGGAGGCAGGCGCAGCTGGCCATCGCCACCCCCATGGCCCTGGCGGTCATCTACATATG GTTTATTCCCGAATCAGCACAATGGTTGTTGAAGCAGGGGAAGACAGAGGAAGTGAAAAAGCTGATTCTTAAAGCGGCAGccatcaacaaacaaacagttcCAGAATCTCTCCTGGATAAG ATTTCTGAGAAAACGATTGAGGAGAAAGGCGTGATGGACCTTTTAATCCAATCCTGTATACTAAAGTATTTCGTTATCATAACCTTTATATG GTTCTCCATTAACCTCGCCTACCTGTGTGTTGTCTTCAACATCTCCAACCTGGGACTGAACATCTTCCTCACCCAGTTCATGTTCGGCCTCAGCGAGATGCCGGCCCACATCCTTTGTATCTGGCTGCTGGAGATACGGGGCAGGAAGGTCTCCCTCATGGCCACGGCTCTCCTCGGGGGATTCTTCAGCTTCTTAGTCGTCATGGTTCCCAGAG ACCAAGCCCTCCTTGTTGGCGTCTTGGTCATCACAGGGCAGTTTTTCTTGATCTGGGGGATGTCCATATGTCATATTTACATCCAGGAGCTGTTTCCCACATCCATAAG ACACACGGCCACGGGACTCTCCACCTTGGTGGTGAGGCTGGCGGGGCTGCTGTCCCCGCTGCTCAACCTGCTTGCGGTGTACCACTGGACCATACCCATCATAGTGTTCAGCAccctggccctgggggggggggccctcacctTCATGCTCCCAGAGACCCGGGTCGTGGACCCTCCGGACCCCCTCGACCAGATGGAGGCCATGGACCAAGAGGGCAAGCAGAAGTCGGACGACGGCTCGGGTGAAAAGACCAAGACGTAG